Within Candidatus Zixiibacteriota bacterium, the genomic segment TGATGCCCGATTTGTTATCAAGAACCTTGGACTGATGGGGGAACGTTTTATCGCTATCCATCCGGGTAACGATTCTGTCCTGTTTGATCCAACTCATGTGGCCGATGGACAGTACGACACCGGTTTACCGGAAGTAATGGGGCTGATGGGAGAAATGGTTACCGAGTTGCGAGACCTGGTGTTCGCTTTCCGCCGTCACACAGGCTCGGACTCTACTTTAGCCAGTCTTGATCGCACGGTAGCCAGTCTGGAGGAAGTCTCGTCCTCAATGGCCGCTTATCTTTCTCGGAACAACACAAAACTCGACAAGACCGTTGACAATTTCTACAATGCTTCCAGAAACCTCAACCAGATCCTGTCCGACAATAGCGAACGAATTGACTCCACGTTTGATCGGTTCGATCGCTCTTCATTGCGGCTGGAAATGTTTGTTGGTCAACTCGACACTCTCGCTCTCTCGGCCCGACAGTTTGCCGACCGCGTGAACTCACCGGATGGTACCCTGCAGCTACTGATCGAGGACCGTCGTTTGTATGACGATCTCCGTCGTACAGCCGACAATCTGGATGACCTGATCACTGACATTCGCGCCAACCCGCGTAAGTATATTAACCTGACGTTGGAGCTTTTCTAAGTATGAGCAAGTTCAAACTGGCCTTTGGCATTCATAACCACCAACCGGTAGGGAATTTTCAGGCAGTTTTTGAAGAGGCTCACACTAATGCCTACGAACCGTTTCTACAGCTGATAAAGCAAATGCCATGTATGAGGATTTCTCTGCATCAGTCGGGTATTCTATGGAGATGGCAACAAGAAGCGCATCCCGAATATTTCCAGCTGGTGGGAGAACTGGTTGATCGAGGACAGGTCGAACTTATGACCGGCGGTTTCTATGAACCGATTCTGGTGTCTATTCCAGAACGGGATTGTCATGGCCAAATTGCTATGCTCAGCGATTATATCGAGAGACATTTTGAGCGACAGGCGGAAGGATTGTGGTTGACGGAACGTATTTGGGAACCGCACCTGCCCAAATTGCTGGCTCAGTCGGGCGTGAAGTATTTACCTATCGACGACACCCATTTT encodes:
- a CDS encoding MCE family protein; the encoded protein is MASNGIEFRVGIIILMGLMILAGSLYWLQGYKLERNAQIINIRFDDVGTLAAGDRVTVSGVRRGRVRDLKLTSDGVEVKLLLYKDVILKRDARFVIKNLGLMGERFIAIHPGNDSVLFDPTHVADGQYDTGLPEVMGLMGEMVTELRDLVFAFRRHTGSDSTLASLDRTVASLEEVSSSMAAYLSRNNTKLDKTVDNFYNASRNLNQILSDNSERIDSTFDRFDRSSLRLEMFVGQLDTLALSARQFADRVNSPDGTLQLLIEDRRLYDDLRRTADNLDDLITDIRANPRKYINLTLELF